From one Sphingomonas naphthae genomic stretch:
- a CDS encoding DUF7146 domain-containing protein produces the protein MPTISHTAQDRARQIVESLGGRWNGSRGECRCPAHDDHTPSLSVRLGKTAILFKCFAGCSQADVLKALDRGGFDNRTPLTMPIRLSNNDFSSLALRLWKSSLAITDTPAARYLAARDLHAAPSDLRFHPSTIIGKGERRQMLPAMIAAVRNDIGIIAVHRTFLDSSDILRRPLRKPKRALGFLGSGAVRFGQPDDHLGLAEGIEDALSAMEWFGGAIWAVLGAERYAHVAIPDHVRRITIFGQRNRAARACFAKAHDHLASNGREVSECVPRDHDDWNDAWRARQRSIAEPAHPVQTGAA, from the coding sequence ATGCCCACGATAAGCCATACAGCCCAAGATCGCGCTCGTCAGATTGTCGAAAGTCTTGGCGGACGATGGAACGGCTCGCGTGGGGAATGCCGATGCCCCGCCCATGACGATCATACGCCAAGCCTCTCAGTGCGGCTCGGTAAAACGGCGATATTATTCAAATGCTTTGCAGGCTGTTCGCAAGCCGATGTGCTGAAAGCCCTTGATCGCGGGGGCTTCGATAACCGCACCCCGCTCACCATGCCGATACGACTATCCAACAATGATTTCAGTTCACTTGCGCTTCGCCTGTGGAAATCCAGCTTGGCGATAACAGATACGCCGGCGGCACGTTACCTCGCCGCCCGCGACCTCCACGCGGCTCCATCCGACCTGCGATTTCACCCCAGCACGATCATCGGGAAGGGCGAACGCCGCCAGATGCTCCCTGCGATGATAGCGGCAGTACGAAATGACATCGGCATCATCGCGGTCCACCGGACTTTTCTCGATTCGTCAGATATTCTGCGCCGTCCGCTTCGCAAACCGAAACGCGCGCTCGGGTTCCTGGGATCAGGCGCTGTACGTTTCGGCCAGCCCGACGATCATCTTGGTCTGGCCGAAGGTATTGAGGATGCCCTGTCCGCAATGGAATGGTTTGGCGGCGCAATCTGGGCTGTCCTGGGCGCGGAGCGATATGCTCATGTCGCTATTCCTGACCATGTGCGGCGCATCACCATATTCGGCCAACGCAATCGCGCCGCGCGGGCCTGTTTCGCCAAAGCCCATGACCATCTTGCCAGCAATGGTCGCGAAGTCTCTGAGTGCGTGCCGAGGGATCATGATGACTGGAATGACGCCTGGCGTGCGCGCCAACGCTCAATCGCGGAGCCCGCGCATCCTGTTCAAACAGGAGCGGCCTGA
- a CDS encoding single-stranded DNA-binding protein, with the protein MINFAKFEIIGRIGEIDARPKVTLLSVCANYRRKGDDAEWTDDSYWNRVSVFAEGQRKHISDKAQVGDLVRIAGRLKDTSYERDGTTHYTTDRIVEEFGILATKN; encoded by the coding sequence ATGATCAATTTCGCCAAGTTCGAAATCATCGGGCGAATCGGCGAGATTGATGCCCGTCCCAAGGTGACCCTGCTGTCGGTCTGCGCCAATTATCGCCGTAAGGGGGACGACGCTGAGTGGACCGATGACAGCTATTGGAACCGGGTCAGTGTTTTTGCCGAGGGGCAGCGCAAGCATATCTCCGACAAGGCACAGGTGGGCGATCTTGTCAGGATTGCAGGCCGTCTCAAGGACACATCTTACGAGCGGGATGGCACAACGCACTACACGACTGATCGGATCGTCGAAGAATTCGGGATATTGGCTACCAAGAACTGA